Proteins encoded in a region of the Neodiprion virginianus isolate iyNeoVirg1 chromosome 2, iyNeoVirg1.1, whole genome shotgun sequence genome:
- the LOC124299089 gene encoding transcription factor MafA-like isoform X3 — translation MEAEDHLAREYVQEFVLDHLDPADVKREVRLGSPTVTVSGSVLQLQGQVGQGIALAPLTPPAHELEQPHPLYGQPHIQVQHGVLVKAPPGVAPQLTTLSHPGTPPDTPPVSASPPPIHLHRVGDRDLRDPRDTRDRSTLGIGLGLHLPQGPGGPLGQEDMQVVGGGGMGWPPHSLRQEPLDLRPHCPQDQTPEPPPESWPSHHHFQELQHIPRHARHPDDEECAGGCLVAGGYITVSGHIEYYGGVGGGGGGGPGMGLGGGGGVMQGMDDSMQGMPMQPGRPMSVCSVSSCGGPSPHRGPGGLYSNCGSGTADELMNDELLMSLSVRELNKRLHGCPREEVSQVVRLKQKRRTLKNRGYAQNCRSKRLQQRHDLETTNRNLQNEMQRLKIELSRVQQERDVYKQRCEILRARQHHHHHHHHQQQQQQQQQQQQQQQQQQQQQPQPPSQSQQQPPPQQPPQSQPQPPPPNQPTPGASPEVYL, via the exons ATGGAAGCGGAGGACCACCTCGCCAGGGAATATGTCCAGGAGTTTGTTCTCGACCACTTGGACCCCGCCGACGTCAAGCGCGAG GTGCGTTTGGGTTCGCCGACGGTGACGGTGAGCGGGAGCGTTCTCCAGCTCCAGGGTCAAGTGGGTCAGGGTATCGCGTTGgccccgctcaccccgccgGCCCACGAACTAGAACAGCCCCATCCGCTCTACGGGCAGCCCCACATCCAGGTGCAGCACGGAGTCCTGGTCAAGGCGCCGCCGGGCGTCGCGCCCCAGCTGACGACGCTTTCGCACCCTGGAACGCCGCCGGACACGCCGCCGGTTTCGGCGTCGCCACCGCCGATTCACCTCCACCGCGTCGGCGATCGGGACCTCCGGGACCCGAGGGATACGCGGGACCGTTCGACCCTCGGGATCGGCCTTGGACTCCACCTCCCACAGGGTCCTGGGGGACCGCTGGGCCAGGAGGATATGCAGGTCGTAGGCGGGGGTGGAATGGGATGGCCCCCGCACTCGCTGAGACAGGAGCCCCTGGATCTGAGGCCCCACTGTCCCCAGGATCAGACCCCGGAACCTCCGCCCGAATCTTGGCCGTCGCATCACCACTTTCAGGAGCTTCAGCATATCCCGCGTCACGCGAGACATCCCG acgACGAGGAGTGTGCAGGTGGTTGTCTGGTTGCAGGCGGCTACATCACGGTCTCCGGTCACATCGAGTACTACGGTGGTGTCGGAGGCGGTGGAGGCGGTGGTCCAGGAATGGGACTCGGCGGAGGTGGCGGCGTTATGCAGGGTATGGACGACAGCATGCAGGGGATGCCGATGCAGCCCGGTCGGCCGATGAGCGTCTGCTCCGTAAGTTCCTGCGGAGGGCCGAGTCCTCACCGAGGTCCCGGAGGACTTTATTCGAACTGCGGAAGCGGGACGGCCGACGAGCTGATGAACGACGAACTTCTGATGTCCCTCTCCGTCCGGGAATTGAACAAGCGCCTCCACGGCTGCCCCAGGGAGGAGGTGAGTCAG GTGGTGCGGCTTAAGCAGAAGCGTCGGACCCTGAAGAATCGCGGTTACGCGCAGAACTGCAGGAGTAAACGACTCCAGCAGCGACACGATCTCGAGACTACCAACAGAAATCTACAGAACGAAATGCAGCGGCTTAAAATCGAATTGTCGCGCGTTCAGCAGGAACGTGACGTGTACAAACAACGGTGCGAGATACTCAGGGCCAGGCAGCAccatcatcaccatcaccaccatcaacagcaacagcaacagcaacaacagcaacagcagcaacagcagcagcagcagcagcagcaacctCAACCCCCCTCACAGTCTCAACAGCAGCCACCCCCTCAGCAACCCCCCCAATCCCAACCTCAACCCCCTCCTCCTAATCAACCGACTCCAGGAGCGAGTCCCGAGGTATACCTGTGA
- the LOC124299089 gene encoding transcription factor MafA-like isoform X5, translated as MEAEDHLAREYVQEFVLDHLDPADVKREVRLGSPTVTVSGSVLQLQGQVGQGIALAPLTPPAHELEQPHPLYGQPHIQVQHGVLVKAPPGVAPQLTTLSHPGTPPDTPPVSASPPPIHLHRVGDRDLRDPRDTRDRSTLGIGLGLHLPQGPGGPLGQEDMQVVGGGGMGWPPHSLRQEPLDLRPHCPQDQTPEPPPESWPSHHHFQELQHIPRHARHPGGYITVSGHIEYYGGVGGGGGGGPGMGLGGGGGVMQGMDDSMQGMPMQPGRPMSVCSVSSCGGPSPHRGPGGLYSNCGSGTADELMNDELLMSLSVRELNKRLHGCPREEVSQVVRLKQKRRTLKNRGYAQNCRSKRLQQRHDLETTNRNLQNEMQRLKIELSRVQQERDVYKQRCEILRARQHHHHHHHHQQQQQQQQQQQQQQQQQQQQQPQPPSQSQQQPPPQQPPQSQPQPPPPNQPTPGASPEVYL; from the exons ATGGAAGCGGAGGACCACCTCGCCAGGGAATATGTCCAGGAGTTTGTTCTCGACCACTTGGACCCCGCCGACGTCAAGCGCGAG GTGCGTTTGGGTTCGCCGACGGTGACGGTGAGCGGGAGCGTTCTCCAGCTCCAGGGTCAAGTGGGTCAGGGTATCGCGTTGgccccgctcaccccgccgGCCCACGAACTAGAACAGCCCCATCCGCTCTACGGGCAGCCCCACATCCAGGTGCAGCACGGAGTCCTGGTCAAGGCGCCGCCGGGCGTCGCGCCCCAGCTGACGACGCTTTCGCACCCTGGAACGCCGCCGGACACGCCGCCGGTTTCGGCGTCGCCACCGCCGATTCACCTCCACCGCGTCGGCGATCGGGACCTCCGGGACCCGAGGGATACGCGGGACCGTTCGACCCTCGGGATCGGCCTTGGACTCCACCTCCCACAGGGTCCTGGGGGACCGCTGGGCCAGGAGGATATGCAGGTCGTAGGCGGGGGTGGAATGGGATGGCCCCCGCACTCGCTGAGACAGGAGCCCCTGGATCTGAGGCCCCACTGTCCCCAGGATCAGACCCCGGAACCTCCGCCCGAATCTTGGCCGTCGCATCACCACTTTCAGGAGCTTCAGCATATCCCGCGTCACGCGAGACATCCCG GCGGCTACATCACGGTCTCCGGTCACATCGAGTACTACGGTGGTGTCGGAGGCGGTGGAGGCGGTGGTCCAGGAATGGGACTCGGCGGAGGTGGCGGCGTTATGCAGGGTATGGACGACAGCATGCAGGGGATGCCGATGCAGCCCGGTCGGCCGATGAGCGTCTGCTCCGTAAGTTCCTGCGGAGGGCCGAGTCCTCACCGAGGTCCCGGAGGACTTTATTCGAACTGCGGAAGCGGGACGGCCGACGAGCTGATGAACGACGAACTTCTGATGTCCCTCTCCGTCCGGGAATTGAACAAGCGCCTCCACGGCTGCCCCAGGGAGGAGGTGAGTCAG GTGGTGCGGCTTAAGCAGAAGCGTCGGACCCTGAAGAATCGCGGTTACGCGCAGAACTGCAGGAGTAAACGACTCCAGCAGCGACACGATCTCGAGACTACCAACAGAAATCTACAGAACGAAATGCAGCGGCTTAAAATCGAATTGTCGCGCGTTCAGCAGGAACGTGACGTGTACAAACAACGGTGCGAGATACTCAGGGCCAGGCAGCAccatcatcaccatcaccaccatcaacagcaacagcaacagcaacaacagcaacagcagcaacagcagcagcagcagcagcagcaacctCAACCCCCCTCACAGTCTCAACAGCAGCCACCCCCTCAGCAACCCCCCCAATCCCAACCTCAACCCCCTCCTCCTAATCAACCGACTCCAGGAGCGAGTCCCGAGGTATACCTGTGA
- the LOC124299089 gene encoding transcription factor MafA-like isoform X1, with the protein MEAEDHLAREYVQEFVLDHLDPADVKREMLQVRLGSPTVTVSGSVLQLQGQVGQGIALAPLTPPAHELEQPHPLYGQPHIQVQHGVLVKAPPGVAPQLTTLSHPGTPPDTPPVSASPPPIHLHRVGDRDLRDPRDTRDRSTLGIGLGLHLPQGPGGPLGQEDMQVVGGGGMGWPPHSLRQEPLDLRPHCPQDQTPEPPPESWPSHHHFQELQHIPRHARHPDDEECAGGCLVAGGYITVSGHIEYYGGVGGGGGGGPGMGLGGGGGVMQGMDDSMQGMPMQPGRPMSVCSVSSCGGPSPHRGPGGLYSNCGSGTADELMNDELLMSLSVRELNKRLHGCPREEVSQVVRLKQKRRTLKNRGYAQNCRSKRLQQRHDLETTNRNLQNEMQRLKIELSRVQQERDVYKQRCEILRARQHHHHHHHHQQQQQQQQQQQQQQQQQQQQQPQPPSQSQQQPPPQQPPQSQPQPPPPNQPTPGASPEVYL; encoded by the exons ATGGAAGCGGAGGACCACCTCGCCAGGGAATATGTCCAGGAGTTTGTTCTCGACCACTTGGACCCCGCCGACGTCAAGCGCGAG ATGTTGCAGGTGCGTTTGGGTTCGCCGACGGTGACGGTGAGCGGGAGCGTTCTCCAGCTCCAGGGTCAAGTGGGTCAGGGTATCGCGTTGgccccgctcaccccgccgGCCCACGAACTAGAACAGCCCCATCCGCTCTACGGGCAGCCCCACATCCAGGTGCAGCACGGAGTCCTGGTCAAGGCGCCGCCGGGCGTCGCGCCCCAGCTGACGACGCTTTCGCACCCTGGAACGCCGCCGGACACGCCGCCGGTTTCGGCGTCGCCACCGCCGATTCACCTCCACCGCGTCGGCGATCGGGACCTCCGGGACCCGAGGGATACGCGGGACCGTTCGACCCTCGGGATCGGCCTTGGACTCCACCTCCCACAGGGTCCTGGGGGACCGCTGGGCCAGGAGGATATGCAGGTCGTAGGCGGGGGTGGAATGGGATGGCCCCCGCACTCGCTGAGACAGGAGCCCCTGGATCTGAGGCCCCACTGTCCCCAGGATCAGACCCCGGAACCTCCGCCCGAATCTTGGCCGTCGCATCACCACTTTCAGGAGCTTCAGCATATCCCGCGTCACGCGAGACATCCCG acgACGAGGAGTGTGCAGGTGGTTGTCTGGTTGCAGGCGGCTACATCACGGTCTCCGGTCACATCGAGTACTACGGTGGTGTCGGAGGCGGTGGAGGCGGTGGTCCAGGAATGGGACTCGGCGGAGGTGGCGGCGTTATGCAGGGTATGGACGACAGCATGCAGGGGATGCCGATGCAGCCCGGTCGGCCGATGAGCGTCTGCTCCGTAAGTTCCTGCGGAGGGCCGAGTCCTCACCGAGGTCCCGGAGGACTTTATTCGAACTGCGGAAGCGGGACGGCCGACGAGCTGATGAACGACGAACTTCTGATGTCCCTCTCCGTCCGGGAATTGAACAAGCGCCTCCACGGCTGCCCCAGGGAGGAGGTGAGTCAG GTGGTGCGGCTTAAGCAGAAGCGTCGGACCCTGAAGAATCGCGGTTACGCGCAGAACTGCAGGAGTAAACGACTCCAGCAGCGACACGATCTCGAGACTACCAACAGAAATCTACAGAACGAAATGCAGCGGCTTAAAATCGAATTGTCGCGCGTTCAGCAGGAACGTGACGTGTACAAACAACGGTGCGAGATACTCAGGGCCAGGCAGCAccatcatcaccatcaccaccatcaacagcaacagcaacagcaacaacagcaacagcagcaacagcagcagcagcagcagcagcaacctCAACCCCCCTCACAGTCTCAACAGCAGCCACCCCCTCAGCAACCCCCCCAATCCCAACCTCAACCCCCTCCTCCTAATCAACCGACTCCAGGAGCGAGTCCCGAGGTATACCTGTGA
- the LOC124299089 gene encoding transcription factor MafA-like isoform X2: MEAEDHLAREYVQEFVLDHLDPADVKREMLQVRLGSPTVTVSGSVLQLQGQVGQGIALAPLTPPAHELEQPHPLYGQPHIQVQHGVLVKAPPGVAPQLTTLSHPGTPPDTPPVSASPPPIHLHRVGDRDLRDPRDTRDRSTLGIGLGLHLPQGPGGPLGQEDMQVVGGGGMGWPPHSLRQEPLDLRPHCPQDQTPEPPPESWPSHHHFQELQHIPRHARHPDDEECAGGCLVAGGYITVSGHIEYYGGVGGGGGGGPGMGLGGGGGVMQGMDDSMQGMPMQPGRPMSVCSVSSCGGPSPHRGPGGLYSNCGSGTADELMNDELLMSLSVRELNKRLHGCPREEVVRLKQKRRTLKNRGYAQNCRSKRLQQRHDLETTNRNLQNEMQRLKIELSRVQQERDVYKQRCEILRARQHHHHHHHHQQQQQQQQQQQQQQQQQQQQQPQPPSQSQQQPPPQQPPQSQPQPPPPNQPTPGASPEVYL; this comes from the exons ATGGAAGCGGAGGACCACCTCGCCAGGGAATATGTCCAGGAGTTTGTTCTCGACCACTTGGACCCCGCCGACGTCAAGCGCGAG ATGTTGCAGGTGCGTTTGGGTTCGCCGACGGTGACGGTGAGCGGGAGCGTTCTCCAGCTCCAGGGTCAAGTGGGTCAGGGTATCGCGTTGgccccgctcaccccgccgGCCCACGAACTAGAACAGCCCCATCCGCTCTACGGGCAGCCCCACATCCAGGTGCAGCACGGAGTCCTGGTCAAGGCGCCGCCGGGCGTCGCGCCCCAGCTGACGACGCTTTCGCACCCTGGAACGCCGCCGGACACGCCGCCGGTTTCGGCGTCGCCACCGCCGATTCACCTCCACCGCGTCGGCGATCGGGACCTCCGGGACCCGAGGGATACGCGGGACCGTTCGACCCTCGGGATCGGCCTTGGACTCCACCTCCCACAGGGTCCTGGGGGACCGCTGGGCCAGGAGGATATGCAGGTCGTAGGCGGGGGTGGAATGGGATGGCCCCCGCACTCGCTGAGACAGGAGCCCCTGGATCTGAGGCCCCACTGTCCCCAGGATCAGACCCCGGAACCTCCGCCCGAATCTTGGCCGTCGCATCACCACTTTCAGGAGCTTCAGCATATCCCGCGTCACGCGAGACATCCCG acgACGAGGAGTGTGCAGGTGGTTGTCTGGTTGCAGGCGGCTACATCACGGTCTCCGGTCACATCGAGTACTACGGTGGTGTCGGAGGCGGTGGAGGCGGTGGTCCAGGAATGGGACTCGGCGGAGGTGGCGGCGTTATGCAGGGTATGGACGACAGCATGCAGGGGATGCCGATGCAGCCCGGTCGGCCGATGAGCGTCTGCTCCGTAAGTTCCTGCGGAGGGCCGAGTCCTCACCGAGGTCCCGGAGGACTTTATTCGAACTGCGGAAGCGGGACGGCCGACGAGCTGATGAACGACGAACTTCTGATGTCCCTCTCCGTCCGGGAATTGAACAAGCGCCTCCACGGCTGCCCCAGGGAGGAG GTGGTGCGGCTTAAGCAGAAGCGTCGGACCCTGAAGAATCGCGGTTACGCGCAGAACTGCAGGAGTAAACGACTCCAGCAGCGACACGATCTCGAGACTACCAACAGAAATCTACAGAACGAAATGCAGCGGCTTAAAATCGAATTGTCGCGCGTTCAGCAGGAACGTGACGTGTACAAACAACGGTGCGAGATACTCAGGGCCAGGCAGCAccatcatcaccatcaccaccatcaacagcaacagcaacagcaacaacagcaacagcagcaacagcagcagcagcagcagcagcaacctCAACCCCCCTCACAGTCTCAACAGCAGCCACCCCCTCAGCAACCCCCCCAATCCCAACCTCAACCCCCTCCTCCTAATCAACCGACTCCAGGAGCGAGTCCCGAGGTATACCTGTGA
- the LOC124299089 gene encoding transcription factor MafA-like isoform X4, which yields MEAEDHLAREYVQEFVLDHLDPADVKREMLQVRLGSPTVTVSGSVLQLQGQVGQGIALAPLTPPAHELEQPHPLYGQPHIQVQHGVLVKAPPGVAPQLTTLSHPGTPPDTPPVSASPPPIHLHRVGDRDLRDPRDTRDRSTLGIGLGLHLPQGPGGPLGQEDMQVVGGGGMGWPPHSLRQEPLDLRPHCPQDQTPEPPPESWPSHHHFQELQHIPRHARHPGGYITVSGHIEYYGGVGGGGGGGPGMGLGGGGGVMQGMDDSMQGMPMQPGRPMSVCSVSSCGGPSPHRGPGGLYSNCGSGTADELMNDELLMSLSVRELNKRLHGCPREEVSQVVRLKQKRRTLKNRGYAQNCRSKRLQQRHDLETTNRNLQNEMQRLKIELSRVQQERDVYKQRCEILRARQHHHHHHHHQQQQQQQQQQQQQQQQQQQQQPQPPSQSQQQPPPQQPPQSQPQPPPPNQPTPGASPEVYL from the exons ATGGAAGCGGAGGACCACCTCGCCAGGGAATATGTCCAGGAGTTTGTTCTCGACCACTTGGACCCCGCCGACGTCAAGCGCGAG ATGTTGCAGGTGCGTTTGGGTTCGCCGACGGTGACGGTGAGCGGGAGCGTTCTCCAGCTCCAGGGTCAAGTGGGTCAGGGTATCGCGTTGgccccgctcaccccgccgGCCCACGAACTAGAACAGCCCCATCCGCTCTACGGGCAGCCCCACATCCAGGTGCAGCACGGAGTCCTGGTCAAGGCGCCGCCGGGCGTCGCGCCCCAGCTGACGACGCTTTCGCACCCTGGAACGCCGCCGGACACGCCGCCGGTTTCGGCGTCGCCACCGCCGATTCACCTCCACCGCGTCGGCGATCGGGACCTCCGGGACCCGAGGGATACGCGGGACCGTTCGACCCTCGGGATCGGCCTTGGACTCCACCTCCCACAGGGTCCTGGGGGACCGCTGGGCCAGGAGGATATGCAGGTCGTAGGCGGGGGTGGAATGGGATGGCCCCCGCACTCGCTGAGACAGGAGCCCCTGGATCTGAGGCCCCACTGTCCCCAGGATCAGACCCCGGAACCTCCGCCCGAATCTTGGCCGTCGCATCACCACTTTCAGGAGCTTCAGCATATCCCGCGTCACGCGAGACATCCCG GCGGCTACATCACGGTCTCCGGTCACATCGAGTACTACGGTGGTGTCGGAGGCGGTGGAGGCGGTGGTCCAGGAATGGGACTCGGCGGAGGTGGCGGCGTTATGCAGGGTATGGACGACAGCATGCAGGGGATGCCGATGCAGCCCGGTCGGCCGATGAGCGTCTGCTCCGTAAGTTCCTGCGGAGGGCCGAGTCCTCACCGAGGTCCCGGAGGACTTTATTCGAACTGCGGAAGCGGGACGGCCGACGAGCTGATGAACGACGAACTTCTGATGTCCCTCTCCGTCCGGGAATTGAACAAGCGCCTCCACGGCTGCCCCAGGGAGGAGGTGAGTCAG GTGGTGCGGCTTAAGCAGAAGCGTCGGACCCTGAAGAATCGCGGTTACGCGCAGAACTGCAGGAGTAAACGACTCCAGCAGCGACACGATCTCGAGACTACCAACAGAAATCTACAGAACGAAATGCAGCGGCTTAAAATCGAATTGTCGCGCGTTCAGCAGGAACGTGACGTGTACAAACAACGGTGCGAGATACTCAGGGCCAGGCAGCAccatcatcaccatcaccaccatcaacagcaacagcaacagcaacaacagcaacagcagcaacagcagcagcagcagcagcagcaacctCAACCCCCCTCACAGTCTCAACAGCAGCCACCCCCTCAGCAACCCCCCCAATCCCAACCTCAACCCCCTCCTCCTAATCAACCGACTCCAGGAGCGAGTCCCGAGGTATACCTGTGA